In the Polyangiaceae bacterium genome, one interval contains:
- a CDS encoding peptidoglycan DD-metalloendopeptidase family protein, with the protein MNPARWLLALTLLAMATLLASDAFAQKYRFPIELPASGTQPYVTAYRDHDTGAGLKDWNCGSTTYNGHKGSDFGIGSFPVMDAGSRWVVAAAPGTVVFTNDGCFDRCTTADCGCGSGFGNYVKVQHSDGKSTYYAHMMTGSLQVSQGQSVTCGQRLGKVGSSGNSSGPHLHFEMRYASNTSDDPFQGGCGGPTSEWVNQGPYKGLPGDQCEKPPEVDDAEVVTIDPSTVTVTPGAAFQVTVTMKNIGNTTWTMSAYALASTGTEQLGLSTPLAVSAATSPQQSASFVLDLTAPLDPGSHAGAFRMRRDATGFGQTANLALEVAAGGGGAGGGWGVGGELNLAGASSASGGKGGGQKTQTLDAGSESGCGCRLTRATSPSNVNSANPPWQWALALALLLRPRRRPGTIRHS; encoded by the coding sequence ATGAACCCGGCGCGCTGGCTCCTAGCCCTCACGTTGCTGGCGATGGCGACGCTTCTCGCTTCTGACGCCTTCGCCCAGAAATACCGCTTTCCCATCGAGCTGCCGGCCTCGGGGACCCAGCCCTACGTCACGGCCTATCGCGATCATGACACCGGGGCGGGTCTGAAAGACTGGAACTGCGGCAGCACGACCTACAACGGTCACAAAGGGTCGGACTTCGGCATCGGCAGCTTTCCCGTCATGGATGCAGGCAGTCGCTGGGTCGTGGCCGCGGCTCCGGGCACGGTGGTGTTCACCAACGACGGTTGCTTCGACCGCTGTACCACTGCGGACTGCGGCTGCGGCTCGGGTTTCGGCAACTACGTGAAGGTGCAACACTCCGACGGCAAGAGCACCTACTACGCCCACATGATGACGGGGTCGCTTCAAGTGAGCCAGGGCCAGTCCGTCACCTGTGGGCAGCGCTTGGGTAAGGTCGGGTCGAGCGGCAATTCGTCGGGTCCCCACCTGCACTTCGAGATGCGCTACGCGAGCAACACCTCCGACGACCCATTTCAGGGTGGCTGCGGTGGGCCGACGAGTGAGTGGGTGAACCAGGGGCCTTACAAAGGACTGCCCGGAGACCAATGCGAGAAACCGCCCGAGGTGGACGATGCGGAAGTCGTCACGATCGACCCCAGCACCGTGACGGTCACTCCGGGCGCCGCCTTCCAGGTCACCGTCACGATGAAGAACATCGGAAACACGACCTGGACCATGAGCGCCTACGCCCTCGCTTCGACGGGAACCGAGCAGCTCGGCTTGTCCACGCCGCTGGCGGTTTCCGCCGCCACGTCACCCCAGCAAAGCGCATCTTTCGTGCTGGATCTGACGGCGCCACTCGACCCGGGCAGTCACGCGGGCGCTTTTCGTATGCGCCGGGATGCAACCGGGTTTGGACAGACGGCGAACCTCGCGCTCGAGGTCGCTGCGGGCGGCGGCGGTGCGGGCGGCGGTTGGGGGGTCGGTGGCGAACTCAACCTGGCGGGCGCGAGCAGTGCCAGTGGAGGCAAGGGCGGCGGACAGAAAACGCAGACCCTCGACGCGGGGAGTGAGAGCGGGTGCGGCTGTCGGCTGACGAGAGCGACGAGTCCCTCGAACGTGAACAGCGCGAACCCGCCATGGCAGTGGGCACTAGCCCTCGCATTGCTACTCCGCCCTCGTCGCCGCCCAGGCACGATCCGCCACTCGTGA
- a CDS encoding AgmX/PglI C-terminal domain-containing protein, translating to MTRRGAWTSLVAAPLAALACAGEPSPGGVRAAAPARTHGEPDRAGGAACPRDCDGAAPAELEAALRARAQDARSCYESALERDPALAGRLLVTLTLAESGEACDVEITSTTVTLPDTLKRCLERVFDARFVPIQGGCVRAVLPLKLQSEQESTDP from the coding sequence ATGACGAGGCGCGGCGCCTGGACGTCGCTCGTGGCGGCGCCGCTGGCAGCCCTGGCCTGCGCCGGAGAGCCAAGCCCGGGGGGAGTTCGAGCGGCCGCGCCGGCACGAACCCACGGCGAACCGGACCGCGCCGGCGGCGCCGCGTGCCCCCGGGATTGCGACGGGGCAGCACCCGCCGAGCTCGAGGCTGCGCTTCGCGCCCGCGCCCAAGACGCGCGGAGTTGCTACGAGTCGGCTCTCGAGCGCGACCCGGCGCTTGCCGGACGGCTGCTCGTCACGCTGACGCTGGCGGAATCCGGTGAGGCGTGTGACGTCGAGATCACGAGCACGACGGTCACCCTACCGGACACTTTGAAGCGTTGCTTGGAACGGGTGTTCGACGCGCGCTTCGTCCCCATCCAGGGCGGCTGCGTCCGCGCCGTCCTCCCGCTGAAACTACAGAGCGAGCAAGAGTCCACGGATCCATGA
- a CDS encoding class I SAM-dependent methyltransferase — MEQNIAKRILEEHHDFENATHLVDIPGLSSPRVCRFLNELVRSMDEGEQYLEIGTFKGRTLLSAAWDNRHKTCVGCDKFRFWGRFTGPGLLARRALLENVAKYRARTASIQFHAVTSRELFDQRLVHGPVGVYFYDGDHSYEGTHHGVMAVVPYLAQRSVLVMDDYNDPVIRCATREAIAQAGLEVLWYRRLAGDHSEQGFWNGLGVFFLQKPLPNPLMS, encoded by the coding sequence ATGGAGCAGAACATCGCCAAGCGCATCTTGGAAGAACACCACGACTTCGAGAATGCCACGCACCTGGTCGACATCCCGGGGCTCTCGAGCCCTCGAGTGTGTCGCTTCCTGAACGAACTGGTGCGCAGCATGGACGAGGGCGAGCAATACTTGGAGATCGGCACCTTCAAGGGGCGCACCCTGCTCTCTGCTGCCTGGGACAACCGCCACAAGACTTGTGTCGGCTGCGACAAGTTCCGCTTTTGGGGACGCTTCACGGGACCGGGGCTGCTGGCGCGACGCGCGCTCTTGGAGAACGTAGCGAAGTACCGAGCACGGACCGCTTCGATTCAGTTCCACGCCGTCACCAGCCGAGAGCTCTTCGATCAACGCCTCGTACACGGACCGGTCGGCGTTTACTTCTACGACGGCGATCACAGTTACGAAGGGACGCATCACGGCGTGATGGCAGTCGTTCCCTACCTCGCGCAGCGCTCCGTGCTGGTGATGGACGACTACAATGACCCCGTGATCCGTTGCGCAACCCGTGAAGCGATCGCCCAGGCGGGGCTGGAGGTCCTGTGGTACCGCCGCCTGGCAGGGGATCACTCGGAGCAAGGATTCTGGAACGGACTGGGCGTGTTCTTCCTGCAGAAACCCTTGCCCAACCCGCTCATGAGCTAG
- a CDS encoding secondary thiamine-phosphate synthase enzyme YjbQ, with product MTVHQDFFEIRTGGKGLVNVSAEVAAVVKRSAIRTGTCHVFVQHTSASLVIQENADPAVLRDLERLMSELAPENRAWEHADEGPDDMPAHVRAVLTKTSETIPIVGGRLALGTWQGLYLWEHRRRPHSRRLVVTVQGE from the coding sequence GTGACAGTCCATCAAGACTTCTTCGAAATTCGAACGGGCGGCAAGGGCTTGGTGAACGTGAGCGCCGAGGTGGCCGCCGTAGTGAAGCGAAGCGCCATTCGGACGGGGACCTGCCACGTGTTCGTGCAACACACGTCCGCAAGCCTCGTGATTCAGGAGAACGCCGACCCAGCAGTGCTTCGGGATCTGGAGCGACTGATGAGCGAGCTCGCACCCGAAAACCGCGCCTGGGAGCACGCGGACGAGGGTCCGGACGACATGCCGGCCCATGTGCGGGCCGTGCTCACCAAAACCAGCGAAACCATTCCGATTGTCGGCGGACGCTTGGCGCTGGGGACCTGGCAGGGACTGTACCTGTGGGAGCATCGCCGGCGCCCCCACAGCCGGCGACTGGTGGTCACGGTCCAAGGTGAGTAA
- a CDS encoding alpha/beta hydrolase yields MSPLSRGSRISHLRRRGGALLVDNFFRGISRAGKLHPNANPSRHDVELLQDIPYLDTGLAEHHLDVYLPGPVARGEVESAPTVLYVHGGGFRILSKDTHWIMGLAFARRGYVVFNVSYRLAPQHPFPAAIRDVCAALDWVRHNAGGYGADLERLVFAGESAGGNLVSSLAIATSYARPEPWARQLFDAGLRPRAVVAACGLLQVSDTERFKRRWPHMSGFVGDRLAEVTDSYLGDPHAHEPELRDFADPLLLFERGDAPDRPLPAFFAPCGTKDPLLDDSRRLHAALTRLNVPCELKLYPGEVHAFHALVFRPNARRCWADTYAFLDKHVPHDESRSATRPVSTDRDARS; encoded by the coding sequence ATGAGCCCGCTTTCTCGCGGCAGTCGGATCTCCCACTTGCGACGCCGCGGCGGGGCCCTGCTCGTGGACAACTTCTTCCGCGGCATTTCCCGCGCCGGCAAGCTTCACCCCAACGCCAATCCGAGCCGACACGATGTCGAGCTGCTGCAAGACATTCCCTACCTCGACACCGGGCTCGCCGAGCACCACCTGGACGTCTACCTGCCTGGCCCAGTGGCACGGGGCGAGGTCGAGTCGGCTCCAACGGTGCTGTACGTGCACGGAGGCGGCTTCCGCATCCTGAGCAAAGACACGCACTGGATCATGGGACTGGCCTTCGCGCGCCGCGGCTACGTCGTGTTCAACGTGAGCTACCGACTCGCACCACAGCACCCCTTCCCCGCCGCCATACGCGATGTCTGCGCCGCCCTCGACTGGGTTCGGCACAACGCAGGAGGGTACGGAGCCGATCTCGAACGTCTGGTGTTCGCGGGCGAGAGCGCCGGCGGCAACTTGGTTTCCAGTCTTGCCATCGCCACGAGCTACGCGCGCCCCGAACCCTGGGCGCGGCAGCTGTTCGACGCCGGCTTGCGTCCGCGGGCCGTGGTGGCCGCCTGCGGGTTGCTGCAGGTTTCGGACACGGAACGCTTCAAGCGTCGCTGGCCGCACATGAGTGGCTTCGTGGGCGACCGTCTGGCCGAGGTGACCGACTCCTATCTAGGCGATCCTCATGCGCACGAGCCGGAGCTGCGCGACTTTGCAGATCCTCTGCTGCTGTTCGAGCGTGGGGACGCACCGGATCGTCCACTCCCAGCCTTCTTTGCCCCCTGCGGCACCAAAGACCCCTTGCTCGACGACAGCCGTCGACTGCACGCGGCACTGACTCGCCTGAACGTGCCCTGCGAACTGAAGTTGTACCCGGGCGAAGTTCACGCCTTCCACGCTTTGGTCTTCCGACCCAACGCACGACGCTGCTGGGCTGATACCTACGCGTTTCTCGACAAGCACGTGCCGCACGACGAGTCGCGCAGTGCGACGCGTCCCGTCAGCACTGACCGGGACGCCCGAAGCTGA
- a CDS encoding MXAN_6577-like cysteine-rich protein, with protein sequence MAWWKVASALALFALVGGPVACATGTDEGGLGGGTGGGAGGSGVCAAPSQMCGQICTDVLTDSANCGSCGNACGAGKLCSAGQCATGCSGTTVECDGQCVDLLSNPLHCGGCNQACTGSQVCAAGSCQASCVSGETNCDGKCADLQSDPGNCGKCGAICGAGEVCNQGQCSANCTGGLTNCNNVCVDTQADPTHCGACNAPCNVAAGEVCSLGQCSLQCLGGTTNCNNKCVDTQVDPNHCGSCGAGCKAGEVCSGGSCTLSCSGGTTNCSNKCVDTQVDPYNCGTCGKSCPAGETCSGGVCALVCSGGLTKCGNKCVDTTADPAHCGGCNKPCNSGYICSSSVCELVCGGGTTKCNNACVDTTTDPNNCGTCGQKCSAGQSCITSACTLVCSGGTTNCSNTCVDTKTNPNHCGTCGKKCSAGQSCQNSVCTLVCSGGTTNCSGQCVNLANDPNNCGLCGKKCAANQACQGSTCVNTCNPTTNLALTATGSISSGSAAPASYGPVKLNDGLGEAQCASGGNFCWVYADTTPGTAWFQYTWSTAQTVGRIVIDTGSTCGSAGRNLAGATIQYLSGSTWVTAGTVSGKTADWSFTFPTAVSTTAIRLYGVYSQSTANPLIYEWQVFGC encoded by the coding sequence ATGGCTTGGTGGAAAGTTGCGTCCGCGTTGGCTTTGTTTGCCCTGGTCGGGGGACCGGTTGCTTGCGCGACCGGGACGGACGAGGGGGGGCTTGGCGGTGGCACTGGCGGTGGGGCCGGAGGCAGCGGAGTTTGCGCCGCGCCGAGTCAGATGTGCGGCCAGATCTGCACGGACGTGCTGACGGATTCCGCCAACTGCGGAAGCTGCGGCAACGCGTGTGGGGCCGGCAAACTCTGTTCGGCAGGCCAGTGCGCGACCGGCTGCTCCGGAACGACCGTAGAGTGCGATGGCCAGTGCGTCGACCTGCTCAGCAACCCGCTGCACTGTGGCGGATGCAACCAGGCGTGCACGGGCAGCCAGGTCTGCGCAGCGGGCAGCTGCCAGGCATCCTGCGTCTCGGGCGAAACGAACTGTGACGGCAAATGCGCGGATCTGCAGTCGGACCCCGGCAACTGCGGCAAGTGCGGGGCCATCTGCGGTGCCGGAGAGGTCTGCAACCAAGGCCAGTGCAGTGCGAACTGCACCGGCGGACTGACGAACTGCAACAACGTCTGTGTCGACACCCAAGCCGACCCCACGCACTGCGGCGCCTGCAACGCGCCGTGCAACGTCGCGGCGGGCGAAGTCTGCTCCCTTGGCCAATGTTCTCTGCAATGCCTGGGTGGCACGACCAACTGCAACAACAAGTGCGTGGACACTCAGGTGGATCCCAACCACTGTGGCTCCTGCGGCGCCGGCTGCAAAGCTGGCGAAGTGTGCTCGGGCGGGTCCTGCACGCTCTCCTGCTCGGGCGGCACCACCAACTGCAGCAACAAGTGCGTCGACACCCAGGTCGACCCCTACAACTGCGGCACTTGTGGCAAGAGCTGCCCCGCGGGCGAGACCTGCTCGGGCGGGGTTTGTGCCCTGGTTTGCTCGGGCGGCCTGACCAAGTGCGGCAACAAGTGCGTGGACACCACGGCGGACCCGGCGCACTGCGGGGGATGCAACAAACCGTGCAATTCCGGCTACATTTGTTCGTCGAGCGTGTGCGAACTGGTGTGCGGCGGAGGCACCACGAAGTGCAACAACGCCTGCGTCGACACGACGACCGACCCCAACAACTGTGGTACCTGCGGCCAGAAGTGCTCGGCGGGACAGAGCTGCATCACCAGCGCATGTACCCTGGTCTGCTCCGGCGGCACCACCAACTGCAGCAACACCTGCGTCGACACCAAAACCAATCCCAACCACTGCGGCACCTGTGGCAAGAAATGCTCAGCGGGACAGAGCTGCCAAAACAGCGTGTGTACCCTGGTCTGCTCCGGCGGCACCACCAACTGCAGCGGCCAGTGCGTGAATCTGGCGAACGATCCAAACAATTGCGGCTTGTGCGGCAAGAAGTGCGCCGCGAATCAGGCCTGTCAAGGCAGCACCTGCGTGAACACCTGCAACCCGACGACCAACCTGGCGCTGACGGCAACGGGCAGCATCAGCTCCGGCTCAGCGGCGCCCGCCAGCTACGGGCCGGTCAAGCTCAACGATGGTCTGGGCGAAGCGCAATGCGCGAGTGGCGGCAACTTCTGTTGGGTGTACGCCGATACGACACCAGGCACAGCCTGGTTCCAGTACACTTGGAGCACCGCGCAGACTGTCGGGCGCATCGTGATCGACACGGGCAGCACGTGCGGCAGCGCAGGACGCAACCTTGCCGGCGCGACGATCCAGTATTTGTCGGGAAGCACCTGGGTCACGGCCGGTACCGTGTCGGGCAAGACCGCGGATTGGAGCTTCACCTTCCCCACGGCCGTGAGCACGACGGCCATCCGCCTGTACGGCGTCTACTCTCAGAGCACGGCCAATCCCCTCATCTACGAGTGGCAGGTCTTCGGCTGCTGA
- a CDS encoding methyltransferase domain-containing protein produces MNRLLHSTLAAPVLVLGLAAGCAGQSQSAPATAQATSTAESSPARAHHAERHCPTSPPPEHGHPGEGECVEPGHHHASREHHHAPPEEHGHGHVQGHGHDTTAPTVDHRFEDPEHWAKVFDDPARDAWQKPQTLVGVLGLSPDSRVADIGTGTGYFVPHLARAVPKGTVLAIDLEPKLLEHVKQRAAKAKLANVQTILAEKDDPKLPKDVNVVLVVDTYHHIGKRQDYFRAVQSKLAQGGRVVIVDFRKGKLPVGPPDPHKLAPDTVTAEMKNAGYELCREHDILPHQYVLSFGRPGQC; encoded by the coding sequence GTGAATCGGTTGCTCCACAGCACCCTTGCAGCGCCGGTGCTCGTGCTGGGCTTGGCGGCGGGCTGCGCGGGGCAGTCCCAGTCTGCCCCCGCAACCGCGCAAGCAACCAGTACCGCCGAGTCATCCCCTGCCCGTGCGCATCACGCCGAACGTCACTGCCCGACTTCACCACCCCCGGAGCACGGCCACCCCGGCGAAGGCGAGTGCGTGGAGCCAGGCCACCACCATGCGAGCCGCGAGCATCATCACGCCCCTCCCGAAGAACATGGCCACGGCCACGTTCAGGGTCACGGCCACGACACCACGGCGCCAACCGTGGATCATCGCTTCGAAGATCCCGAGCACTGGGCGAAGGTATTCGACGATCCGGCTCGTGACGCTTGGCAAAAGCCCCAGACCCTCGTTGGCGTGCTCGGCCTTTCTCCGGACTCCCGGGTGGCCGACATCGGGACCGGCACGGGCTACTTCGTGCCGCACCTCGCCCGAGCCGTGCCCAAAGGCACCGTCCTGGCGATCGACCTGGAACCGAAGCTGCTGGAGCACGTGAAGCAGCGAGCTGCGAAGGCCAAGCTTGCGAACGTGCAGACGATCTTGGCGGAGAAGGACGATCCCAAGCTCCCCAAGGACGTGAACGTGGTGCTTGTCGTGGACACCTATCACCACATTGGCAAGCGCCAGGACTACTTCAGAGCCGTGCAATCGAAGCTCGCGCAGGGGGGCCGTGTCGTGATCGTGGATTTTCGAAAAGGCAAGCTGCCCGTGGGGCCGCCGGACCCCCACAAGCTCGCGCCGGACACGGTGACGGCGGAGATGAAGAACGCGGGCTACGAGCTGTGTCGCGAGCACGACATCTTGCCCCACCAGTACGTGCTCAGCTTCGGGCGTCCCGGTCAGTGCTGA
- a CDS encoding YihY/virulence factor BrkB family protein codes for MPTPMPTRVGAPAPMHIARTASDRVQQHAEVFFDRGPYRRGLYSLWWGLTRHRVGRAASAMAFNLFLAAIPMLAFAGWVIAQVLKQNPEALGSTSLLLEMTPAQVHGIITRHFVRFSGGAVAPFAIVGTLWLASGAYHTLMAVFEVMVGAPRRAWWKKRVLALVCVLVTVLAFTAVGVLGVWLSGGPIAILHELSADAGLDASVGQGITLGLVLVGATAGLAGFFRIAVYRPGVRRRVWPGASLTVAMGGLASFMFAYYARTIAEFALFYGGLAAVAIAMAWVWIWCFSMLVGAELNAQLEGGDRMPPSRVLL; via the coding sequence GTGCCGACCCCTATGCCAACCCGGGTCGGAGCGCCAGCCCCGATGCACATTGCCCGCACAGCTTCCGATCGCGTTCAGCAGCACGCCGAGGTGTTCTTCGATCGCGGGCCCTATCGGCGGGGACTCTACTCCTTGTGGTGGGGATTGACGCGTCATCGCGTGGGGCGCGCGGCAAGCGCCATGGCCTTCAACCTATTCTTGGCGGCGATTCCAATGTTGGCTTTCGCGGGTTGGGTCATCGCTCAAGTCCTGAAGCAGAATCCGGAAGCGCTCGGCTCGACGTCCCTGCTGTTGGAGATGACGCCTGCCCAGGTGCACGGCATCATCACGCGACACTTCGTTCGCTTTTCCGGCGGTGCAGTCGCACCCTTCGCGATCGTCGGTACCTTGTGGTTGGCTTCGGGCGCCTACCACACGCTGATGGCAGTGTTCGAAGTCATGGTCGGAGCTCCCCGTCGCGCGTGGTGGAAGAAGCGCGTGCTCGCCCTGGTCTGCGTGCTCGTGACGGTGCTCGCGTTCACTGCCGTTGGGGTGCTGGGCGTCTGGCTCTCGGGCGGTCCCATTGCCATTCTGCACGAGCTGAGTGCCGATGCAGGGCTGGATGCATCCGTGGGGCAAGGCATCACTTTGGGTTTGGTGCTGGTGGGAGCAACTGCGGGTCTGGCCGGCTTCTTCAGGATCGCGGTGTATCGCCCTGGCGTCCGGCGTCGGGTCTGGCCTGGGGCCAGCCTCACCGTGGCGATGGGCGGGTTGGCGTCGTTCATGTTCGCCTACTACGCGCGCACGATCGCAGAGTTCGCGCTCTTCTACGGCGGGTTGGCCGCCGTGGCCATTGCCATGGCCTGGGTCTGGATCTGGTGCTTTTCGATGCTCGTGGGTGCCGAACTCAACGCGCAACTGGAGGGCGGCGACCGCATGCCCCCATCCCGCGTCTTGTTGTGA
- a CDS encoding radical SAM protein, translating into MVFVILAGTVDYVGRIYRPPSEAKSLLLQVSVGCSHNRCSYCDMYRDKAFRAKPWELIQADILEAKRLGPRFHRVFLCDGDALILGQRRLLQVLEGIREHLPWVDRVGVYGDTRSVGKKSLDELRALREAGLGIVYHGMETGSDEVMRRIDKGATRDECFATADKLRAAQLTHSVMVLLGVGGTDLSQDHARDTASALTRMDPPYVGALTTTVVPGTPLFEAQERGEFVLPGKFGLIEELMTIVSESELSACRFSANHASNYLPLTADLPAQKAALLQALRDILKARDERTLKPEWMRGL; encoded by the coding sequence GTGGTTTTTGTCATACTCGCGGGCACCGTGGACTACGTCGGTCGCATCTACCGGCCTCCAAGCGAGGCGAAGAGCTTGCTGTTGCAGGTGAGCGTGGGCTGCAGCCACAACCGTTGCAGCTACTGCGACATGTACCGCGACAAGGCATTTCGCGCGAAGCCCTGGGAGCTCATCCAGGCCGACATCTTGGAAGCAAAGCGCCTCGGCCCGCGCTTTCATCGCGTCTTCCTATGTGACGGGGACGCGCTGATCCTCGGCCAACGACGTCTGCTCCAAGTTCTCGAAGGCATCCGTGAGCATCTTCCCTGGGTCGACCGCGTCGGTGTGTACGGTGACACGCGCAGCGTGGGCAAGAAGTCCCTCGACGAGCTCCGCGCACTCCGCGAGGCGGGTCTCGGCATCGTGTACCACGGGATGGAAACGGGGAGCGACGAGGTGATGCGGCGCATCGACAAGGGGGCGACGCGCGACGAGTGCTTTGCCACTGCGGACAAGTTGCGCGCGGCGCAGCTCACCCACTCAGTCATGGTGCTCCTCGGCGTCGGGGGCACGGACCTCTCGCAGGACCACGCCCGGGACACCGCCAGCGCACTGACCCGCATGGATCCTCCCTACGTCGGAGCATTGACCACGACCGTAGTGCCAGGAACGCCGCTATTCGAGGCGCAAGAGCGGGGTGAGTTCGTGCTCCCAGGCAAGTTCGGCCTGATCGAGGAGCTCATGACCATCGTAAGCGAAAGTGAACTCTCAGCATGCCGATTCTCCGCCAATCACGCCAGCAACTACCTGCCGCTGACCGCGGATCTTCCCGCGCAGAAGGCAGCACTACTCCAGGCCTTGCGCGACATCCTGAAGGCACGGGACGAGCGCACGCTGAAACCCGAATGGATGCGCGGGCTGTGA
- a CDS encoding benzoate-CoA ligase family protein, producing the protein MVRVELPERLNIADRFLEARLREGLRDKVALIAGERRVTYAEVSEQSARFAELLRRLSVDPEQRVLIALPDVPEFVFALFGTLRNGSVVVMVNSHLRPDEIDYFLKYTRAKVAVVHADQRDLFAAAAASSRTLQHLIVLEGEPGSALELSWERELAEPAMEHGVFDTHRDDPALWLFSGGTTGRPKAVVQTHASFANTTELYAKGALGYEQSDITLSVPKLYFGYATGSNLFFPFSVGGTSILFADRCTADALFREIRAHRPTILINVPTMISNMLAHPAAAEQDLSSLRFATSAGEALPIELYERWKSAFGVELLDGLGTAEMWHVFISNRLGDVTPGTLGKVVPGFDVRVCDDDGRELPDGEVGWLWVRGASRGVAYVQNMEKTQSAFRGEWYVSGDMICKEASGAIRYCGRGDDMLKVGGKWLSPAEVENCLLTHGAVAECAVVGVVDDIGLTKPHAFVVPKATPGAGLDQELMGHVRSELEPYKAPRAVHFLDAMPRTHLGKIDRGALRKLAP; encoded by the coding sequence ATGGTTCGGGTGGAACTGCCGGAGCGGCTGAATATTGCCGATCGTTTCCTGGAGGCGCGCCTGCGCGAAGGCTTGCGCGACAAGGTTGCGCTCATCGCTGGCGAGCGGCGAGTCACCTACGCGGAAGTGTCCGAGCAGAGCGCGCGCTTCGCGGAACTGCTGCGTCGGCTGTCCGTCGACCCGGAGCAACGGGTTCTGATCGCGTTGCCGGACGTGCCGGAATTCGTGTTCGCCCTCTTCGGCACCCTGAGGAACGGCTCGGTGGTGGTCATGGTCAACAGCCACCTGCGCCCCGACGAGATCGACTACTTCCTCAAATACACCCGAGCCAAGGTCGCTGTGGTGCACGCGGACCAGCGCGACCTATTTGCCGCGGCCGCCGCTAGCTCGCGCACTCTGCAGCATCTGATCGTGCTCGAAGGGGAGCCGGGCTCGGCGCTCGAACTCAGCTGGGAACGCGAACTAGCGGAACCGGCCATGGAGCACGGAGTCTTCGATACCCACCGTGATGACCCGGCGCTTTGGCTCTTTTCGGGCGGCACCACGGGTCGACCGAAGGCCGTGGTGCAGACGCACGCGTCCTTCGCCAACACCACCGAGCTCTATGCCAAGGGTGCGCTCGGCTACGAACAGAGCGACATCACCCTCAGCGTGCCGAAGCTCTACTTCGGCTACGCCACGGGCTCCAACCTGTTCTTCCCCTTCTCCGTCGGTGGGACCAGCATCCTGTTCGCCGATCGCTGTACGGCCGACGCGCTGTTTCGCGAGATCCGCGCACATCGTCCCACCATCTTGATCAACGTGCCGACCATGATCTCCAACATGCTCGCCCACCCCGCTGCGGCGGAGCAGGACTTGTCCTCGCTGCGGTTTGCCACCAGCGCCGGGGAGGCACTGCCCATCGAACTCTACGAGCGCTGGAAGTCCGCCTTCGGCGTGGAGCTCTTGGACGGCCTGGGTACTGCGGAGATGTGGCACGTGTTCATCAGCAATCGCCTCGGCGACGTCACTCCGGGCACCCTTGGCAAGGTCGTCCCGGGCTTCGACGTGCGCGTGTGTGACGACGACGGCCGAGAGCTCCCCGACGGGGAAGTCGGCTGGCTCTGGGTGCGAGGGGCGTCACGCGGCGTCGCCTACGTGCAGAACATGGAGAAGACCCAATCGGCGTTTCGAGGCGAGTGGTACGTCTCTGGCGACATGATCTGCAAAGAAGCGAGCGGCGCCATTCGCTACTGCGGTCGTGGCGACGACATGCTGAAGGTGGGCGGCAAGTGGCTTTCGCCAGCGGAGGTGGAAAACTGCTTGCTGACCCATGGGGCCGTGGCGGAATGCGCGGTCGTCGGCGTGGTGGACGACATAGGCCTGACCAAACCGCACGCGTTCGTCGTGCCGAAAGCGACGCCAGGGGCGGGCTTGGATCAAGAGCTCATGGGCCACGTTCGCAGCGAACTCGAGCCCTACAAAGCACCGCGAGCGGTGCACTTCCTCGACGCCATGCCCCGCACCCACCTCGGCAAGATCGACCGCGGCGCCCTGCGCAAACTCGCGCCCTGA